GCCGATTCACGATTTCATTCATCCCGATTACCGCGAGGTGGCGCTGAGACGCGATCACACGATTCATCAGGCCAGCAATCCCACCGAGCTGATCGAGGAGAAGATCGTCCGGCTGGATGGGCAGAGCATCGACGTAGAGATCGCGGCGATCCCGATCACCTATCTGGGCAAACCGGCGCTTCAGGTTGTTGCCCGCGATATTACCGCCCGCAAGCGGGTGGAAGAAGCGCTCCGCGAGCAGAACGAGTATTTTGCGGCGCTTCACGATACGGCGCTGGCGGTGATGAATCGCCTTGAGCTGGCGGATGTGCTTGAGGCGATCGTGGTGCGAGCCGGGGCGCTCGTGGGGACGGAGCACGGCTACCTCTACTCAGGCGAGCCTAACAGCGGCACCAGCGAGATCAAGGTTGGCGTCGGCATCTTTCGATCGTATGTCGGCCAGCGCCTGCGGCCCGGCGTTGGCGTCGATGGCTCGGTCTGGCTCACCGGGCAGCCGCTAGCGGTGAATAACTACCAGGAGTGGCCCGGCCAGGTGACAGACGAGCCGCACAAGGGGCTTCATGCCGTGGTCGGCGTGCCGCTCACCTCCGGCCCGCACGTGGTGGGCGTGCTGGGCCTGGCTCATCTTGAGCCCGGATGGTCCTTCGGCGATGAAGAGATCACGATCCTGACGCGCTTCGCCGAGCTGGCATCGATCGCTCTGGTCAACGCCCGGCTGTACACCACGGCGCAGCAAGAGCTGGCCGAGCGCAAGCGCACCGAAGAAAAACTGGCGCTGGCGCGCGATGAGGCATTGGAGGCAGCCCGGCTCAAATCGGAGTTCCTGGCGACGATGAGCCATGAGCTGCGCACGCCACTCAACGCGATTATCGGCTTCACCGATCTGACGCTTGAGCAGCACACCGGGCCGCTGAACGATCAGCAGCGCAGCAACCTGCAACGGGTCAGCCGCAACGCGCGCAGTTTGCTCGATCTGATCGACGGTATCCTCGACTTGAGCAAGATCGACGCGGGCCGCATGCAGATGTTGAGCGAGCCGGTTCGGCTGTACGAGGTGGTGTCGAGCGCTGTCAGCAGCATCGAGACGCTCGTCTCGAAGAAAGAGCTTGAGGTGACAATCACGCAAACGCCGAGCGGCCAGCCGCTAATCTATGGCGATAGCAGGCGCTTGCGTCAGATTGTGCTGAACCTGCTCTCCAACGCCGTCAAGTTCACGCCCGCCAACGGACGGATCACGGTCGTGCTGGAGCATGGCCCGCCGACGATGTTGAACATGGCCGCGCTTCCCGACAACGATCTTCCGCAAGGAGAGTGGATCGCGCTGAGTGTTCATGATACGGGTATCGGGATTCCACCCGAAGAGCACGGGCGGATCTGGGGCGAGTTCTACCAGATCGACGGCTCCTTGACGCGCCAGTACGGCGGTACCGGCCTGGGCTTAACGATCGTGCGCCGCCTGACCGAGCTGATGGGCGGACGAGTCGGGCTGCGCTCGGAGGTTGACGAAGGCTCGACCTTTACGATCTGGCTGCCTGTCGCTCAAAGCTCGGCTGAGCCGCCGCTCGATCAGCCTGCTATGGCCCCCGAGTCAGAGGTGCCGGTGACGGAATAGAGAGCAGGCTAACGATCCGGCAATCTGGCTGGATCGATTACACGTGAGAGCAGTATGACGATTGTTTCGGCAGATCAGATCGCGCGGGCGGTGGCGGCGCTGCGCGGCGGAGAGCTGGTGGCGTTTCCCACGGAGACGGTCTACGGCCTGGGCGCGGATGCGGCCAACGAAACGGCGGTGCGGCGAATCTTCGCCGCGAAAGGGCGTCCAGCCGATCACCCGCTGATCGTCCATTTGCCAGGCGTAGACGCGCTTACCGACTGGGCGCGCGATGTGCCGCCTGCGGCGCGGCGGCTGGCCGAGCGTTTCTGGCCCGGCCCGCTAACGATGATTCTGCCCAAGGCACCGCACGTGCCGGATGTGGTTACGGGCCGACAGCCGAGCATCGGGCTGCGGATTCCTGATCATCCGGTCGCGCTCGCGCTGCTGGCCGCGTTCGGCGGAGGCATCGCCGCGCCCTCGGCTAACCGCTTCGGGCGCATCAGCCCGACACGGGCCGAGCATGTGCAGGCCGAGCTGGGCGATGCGGTGGCGCTGATCCTCGACGGCGGCCCGTGCCGCGTTGGCGTGGAGTCGAGCATTGTCGATCTCACGGGCGAGCAGCCGGTGCTGCTGCGGCCAGGACAGATCTCAGCGACACAGATCGCGGAGGTGGTGGGCGTGCCGCTGGCCCAGGCCCACAAATCCACCACACGCGCGCCGGGAACGCTGCCGAGCCACTATGCGCCGGTGACAAGAACAATGATTATCGGTACAAACGAACTCGCTCCTACTGTCAACGATCTCCTCGATGAGAGATTGCGTATCGCAGTGCTGGCCCGTCACAGCGCGCCGATCGATCATCCCGGCGTCACCTGGCGGGTTGCGCCGAGCGACGCCGACGGCTATGCCCACGCGCTCTACGCTCATCTACGTGAGCTAGACGCTCTGCGCCGCGATCGGATTGTGGTGGAGGCCGTGCCAGAGGGCGAGGCGTGGCTCGCGATCCGCGATCGATTGCAGCGAGCGGCGAGCCAGGAGCCAGGAACCGAGAGCTAAGAACCGGGTGCATGCCCAGAGGGCACCCGGCAGAGGAACCAAGGAACAAAAGAACAAAGGAACAAGGGAATAGCTCGAAACTCGAAACCTGAAACTTTGAACTTTGAAAAAGGTGATGCAATGTCGAAGGCTTTGACATATTCCAGCTATTTGCGCGTGGACGAGCTGCTGAGTCTGCAAACGCCGCGCAGCGAGGGGCCGGACGGGCCGGAGCACGATGAGCTGCTGTTTATCGTGATTCATCAGGTCTATGAACTCTGGTTCAAAGAAATCCTGCACGAGATCGATTACCTGCAAGAGCGTCTGCGGCAGAACGAAACGGCGCAAGCCGCGCGCACGCTGCGGCGCATCCTGGCAATCCTCAAGACGATCGTCGCACAGATCGATGTGCTTGAGACGATGACACCGCTCGAATTCAATGCGTTTCGCGGCTACCTGGAGTCGTCCAGCGGCTTTCAATCGTTGCAGTTCCGCGAGATCGAGTTTGCGCTGGGCTATAAGCGAGCGGCCATGCTCAGCCATTTTCCCACCGATATGCCGGGCCGCGAGCGCATCGCCGCGCGCTACGACCAGCCGACGCTGTGGGATGCTTTTTTGCAGTTCCTACACTGTAATGGCTACGAGCTGCCCGCCGATCAGCTTGGTCGCGACGTGACGCAGCCGCTCGAGCCGTCGCCTGAGGTCCAGGCGATCTTGATCGATGTGTACCGCCATAACCCGACCGTCAGTAATGTGTGCGAGCGCCTAGTCGATATGGATGAGGGCTTTCAAGAGTGGCGCTATCGCCATGTCAAAATGGTCGAGCGGACGATCGGCATTAAACAGGGCACCGGCGGCTCAAGCGGAGTCTCGTATCTGCTCTCGACGATCAGGCCGTTTTTTCCCGATCTGTGGGCGATTCGTGCCCACCTGTAGCCCACGAATCACCGGGAGCCAAACCAGCAACGCGCCGCAGCACTGGTGCCGAAAAGGATGCACGAGGATGATGCCTTTACCGATGCCTGTACGAACAGATCGAGCCTATGCCGACGAGCTTGACGCGCAGGACGCGCTGGCACACTTTCGCGAGCAATTCGTCTTTGCCGATCCCGACCTGATGTATCTCGACGGCAACTCGCTGGGACGCCTGCCGAAGGCTGCTCAAGCCCTGGCCCATGATCTGGTTGATCGCCAGTGGGGCGAGCGCCTGATCCGTGGCTGGAACGAGGGCTGGTTTACGCTGCCGGAGCGCGTCGGCGCGAAGATCGCGGGGCTGATCGGCGCGCAGCCCGACGAGGTGATCGTTGCCGACTCGACCTCGGTCAATCTGTTCAAGCTGGTCGTCGCCGCGCTGCACGCTCAGCAGGGGCGGTCGCGCGTGCTGACCGACGACCTCAATTTTCCATCGGACATCTATATTTTGCAGGGCGCGCTCGACATCCTCGACCGCCAGCATTGCCTGCAAGTCGTCGCCTCGCCCGACGGGATTCACGGCCCGGTCGATGCGCTGCGGACGAGCCTGGATCGCGACGTGGCACTGGTCACACTGTCGCACACGGTCTTCAAAAGCGGCTATGTCTACGATATGCCCGCGATCACCAAGGCAGTACACGATGCTGGCGGGCTGATGCTCTGGGATCTGAGCCACTCCGTCGGCTCGGTGCCGGTCGATCTCAACGCGGCTACTGTCGATCTGGCGATCGGCTGCTGCTACAAGTATCTCAACGGCGGTCCGGGCGCACCCGCGTTCCTGTATATCCGCCGCGATCTGCAAGAGCGGCTGCTTAATCCGATCACCGGCTGGATGGGCCAGCGCAACGTTTTTCAGTTTGGCCTGCAGTACCAGCCTGCGGCGGGCCTGCGCCGCTTTTTGACCGGCACGCCATCGGTGATCTCGCTCGCGCTGATCGAGCCGGGCGTCGATCTGCTGCTGGCGGCGGGCATCGACGCGCTGCGCGAGAAGTCGGTGCGCCAAAGCGAGTATCTGATCGCGCTGTGGCAGGAGCTTCTCGCTCCTCTGGGCTTTACGCTCAACTCGCCGCGTGATGCCTGCTGGCGCGGCTCGCATGTCTCGCTGGGCCATGCCGAGGGCCTGAGGATCGATCTGGCGCTGATCAACGATATGCGGGTCTTGCCCGATTTCCGCGCGCCCGACAATATTCGCCTGGGCATCGCGCCGATCTATACCTCGTTCCGCGACATTCACACCTGCGTGATGCGGATGCGGCAGACGGTCGTCGAGCGGCTGTACGAAAAGTACGCCAGGGCTGCCCCAGCCGTCACGTAGCGCCGAGCAGAATCAGGCTCATTTCTACAGGCCTGCCCTGCGCGATCGATCGTGCCTGCGAAAACCCAGGAGCGCAGCAGCCTGCGCAGGTACTAGCACAGCCTGATACGCGGGTAGTACCGATCAAGGACCTGACAAACGACCACAATCGAGCGAGACTGTTCTACACTAGCTGCATCCGATCGCGATACCTGAGCGTCACAGGATGCCTATGAGCAAACGACAGCGATCTGTCCCGGCCAGCAGAACACAGCCGCGTCCTACACGTCCCAGCGCGTCAGCCGAGGTCGATAGTCTCGGCCAGCATCTTTCTCCAGAGGCTCAGCACCAGGGCGTTGATCGTCCACATCAGCTTCCGGACGACCTGCTGCGGCTGCAACGAGCGATCGGCAACCGGGTTGTGCAGCGCTTAGTTATGACAAGCTCACAGCCCGCCAGTCGATCCACGACGCTGCCATCGACCATGCCGAGCGAGCGCGGCACGATGGCGGCACATGAACAGCCGATTCAGGCGAAGATCGAGATGACCGAGCAGGCCAAGCGCTACGCGCCGCCCGCGCTACCGTCTGCGGAGAGGAATCTTGTCGCCGGTCCGCTAGAGCCACCCACAACCACCCAGGACCGTGGGCAAACCCTGCCTGACGCCGTTCGGGCAAAGATGGAGCGGGCATTCGCGACCGATTTTGCAAGCGTCGAGATTCACGAGGGACCGGCAGCATCCTCAGTCGGCGCGCTGGCGTACACCCAGGGCGAGCAGATTCGCTTCGCGCCGGGAGCGTACGATCCCGAAAGCGCTTCTGGGCAGGCGTTGCTCGGTCACGAGCTGACGCATGTCGTGCAGCAGCGGGCAGGTCGCGTTCAAACACTGCAGGGCAAAGGCGGAGCGATCAACCAGGAGCATGGCTTTGAGGCCGAGGCCGACGAGATGGGCGCGAAAGCGGCGCAGGGCCAGCCGGTCGCGCCGCATCTGCGCGGGATCGCCGCGTCTGGCACATCCAGCACCGGCCCGATCCAGGGCGTTTCCGTCTGGTCACGCACGCACGGAGGGATTCGCGAGACGGACGAGCCCGGATCTTCGCTGTTTGCGCGTGGGTATCAGGCTATTTGGCAAGCTGACCGGAGGAGTATTGTCTACTATCCACGGGATGCCATGCCTTTTAACCTGGTGCGTGATTATACGCCGGTCCACGATGCCGCTGCGGGGCATCAGGTCTATTACCCGAATCATATGGTGCCCACGCCGCCCAGCTCGATAGCGCCTATGGGATCGGCTTTCTCAGGCTCGCACCCGATGCTGCCCACCGCACCATCGGGGGTATCACATTTCTCAGGCTCGCACCCGATGCTGCCCACTGCACCATCGTTCGCGCCTATACCATCGCCAAGCGCTAGCTCATCGCTTCCAGGCGCGCTGCTGCCCCCAACCATGCACGCTCCACTGCCGCCGATGACACCCAGGCGACCTGCAATCATTCCCAGGCCGCCATTAGCCACTGGTGGCCCAGCGCCCACGCCGCACTCGCCCCTGACCGGCCAAAAACGCAGGGATCACTTGCCTGCGCGGAAAACGCAAGCACGAGAAAAGCGGGGCAGAGTTGATAGTGCCGATGGCGCCTCGGCTGTGCCACAGCTTACGCCGGGATTGCCTTCCCTGCCGACGCTATCGTCAGCGCCGTCGATAAGCACCCAGGATGCGCCGACTCCATCTTCCTCGCTCGGTCATACCCAGGCGATCGACCCGACAGCGCTGCTTTCGCTGGATAGTGCTCTCAGTGTGCCATCCATCTCAGACGGTCGAGCGAATCCGGTCGCCTCCACATCCACCGGCGCGCCCTCTGGTGGCTATGACTTTGCTACCCTGGAAGCCTTGCTCTTTTCTGACCTACTCCCCAGGCCGCCACTGCCATCCATCTTAACGCCGCAGGCGGGCGGCATCATGGGAGGGCACGCATCGACATCGAGCACGCCATCGAGCACGCCCCTCGCTCACACGCCGCCCATGCCATCCTCATCAGGCGGCGGTGGGGTTGAGGAGTTTGATGTCGATTTCTTCTTGAACAACCTGTTGAGCGCACCGGAAGCAAGCGGAGCCGACTCGCTGCTCACTTTTGAAGAGATCTTGCGAGGGCCGATGGGTAGCGCTCTGCCTGTGCCGACATCATTGCCTTCAGCGGGATCATCCAGCTCGTCAAGCTCCTCATCTCCAGTGCCCCTGGACGAGGTCTTCGCCGATCGGCTCAACAACCTCTACAGTACAGGCTTCCGCGAAGAACTCGCACGCACCTTACGGGCCATCGCAAATACCGGGCAAAGTTGGGAGCAGATCAAAGCGCACCTCTTTGCGAACCATCGCCACTTCAAGCGCCCCACAGGACCATCGATTAAGGGGCGATCGGGACCGATCCCCTGGAAAAAGGCCACGCGCGAAATCGAGGCGGCAGTCAGTAGCGACCTCGATCTGACAGAATATCGGGATGAGAAAGCGGGAAGATCAGGCACTAACGTATGGTCTAAACTTGCCAAATCAAGAACGATCGATGCGATCTGGGGCACATACTGCGAATGGGTGCTCAATAAAGCTCACCGAGCCGAGCTGATCGATGTCATCAAGGAAGCGCTGCTTCACGAGCTTGACGAGAGCGCAGAGGACCGCCCCGATGCCGGTATTTACGCCGTTGTCACTGGATGCCCTGGGAATAACAATTATGAAAGAGTGCTTGCCTTTATGGGCGGTATGGCTACCAGCGGCGAGGTGAGCGGGTATCGGCTCGCGCATTTCGAGCGAGACTGGCAGAGCACCAAGAATAGTCGGTGGATCAGAAACCAACTGCGCATGGGCGAAGGCGCGGCGCACGAGTGGATTCCCTGCGACCAGATGCTCGCGATCGTCAAAACACACTTTGAGGCGAAGGCTGGCGGCGCGCCTGAGCCAGGCTGGATCGAGCTTCAAAATCTCCTGCGCAGCCCCACCACGAGTGTTATTTTCAATCCCGCGACCTGCGACTCCGAAGAAGAAGTGGTCTACGATGATTCAGGCGCTCGTGCGCGGGAGGCAACAATCAAAACGCTTCAGGGACACAGCGGGGCGATCTACGTCAAGCGGCTCAAAGACGGTCGTGTCAGCAGCAAGGCATGCACGCAGGCTCAGGAGGGCAGCAGCGGCTTTCACGGTCATTTACGCACCGCGTTTGAGGCGGGGCGTGCGACACGAGGCTCCAATACAGAGCGGCTTGTGGCAACTATTCGCGGCATCTACGCGGTGTACAAACGGTGGGTGTGGGATGGCCGCACTATTCCGAGGGATCTCTGGCAAGGGCCATACTTTCGTGAGCCAGGCATGAGAACGTCGCTGACGATCTCAGAGCTTGCCGAGGGACAGCGCGAGGCGTTTGCCGCAATTCGGGCCAAGTTTGCCGAGGTTGCCGCTGCCCTGCACCTCGATGTTCGTTTCGACTAGCGTGCGGCGCGGCGGATACGCTTGATGTATCCGCCGCGCCGGCCCACCTCACGACAGCGGCTAGGCAGCCTGCGACGCGCCGGGCTGCGCCAGCTTCCGGGCGTGGTATTGAAAGAGCAGCCACAGTCCCAGCACGATCACCGTGAGCACAAGCGCATAGGGCAGGATCGTCCAGATGCCCCGCTCATTCGCCAGCGTTCCCGCCAGCCACGGAAAAAAGGCCGCCCCGCCAGCGCCCAGGCTGGTCATAAAGCCGATCGCGCTCGGCAGCAGACGCACCGGCACAAGCTGCGAGATCACCGCGATCAGCGTCGGAAAGATCGGGCCGAGGCTAAACCCGGCCAGCGCCAGCCCGAACGCGGCGACGGGCGTTAGCGGCACCAGCCAGACCAGCAGCAGCCCGATGGCGGTACCGGCCAGGCAGAGCTGGATCACCAGCACATTGCCCAGGCGCTCGGTGACACCGCCGAGCACCAGCCGTCCGAGCATCAGCCCGAACCAGTAGCCGCTCACCAGCCGCCCCGATAGCAGCGTCGCGATCCCGCGATGCTCCGTCAGAAAGCTATAGACCCAGCTTCCGACGCTGACCTCGACGCCGACGTATAAAAACAGGAACAGCGCCGCAACCCACACGATCGGCAGGCCAAGCGCCGCGCGCATCACGTTTCCGGTATGCTGCTGATCGTGGGCCGCGCTGTCGTGCGATGGCTGCTCCGCGCCGTGAAAGGCGACGACAAGATTGATGGTGAGCAGCACCGCCAGCACTGCCAGCAGGCCGTACACGCGATACCAGCCCCAGCCAAAGGCGAGCATCTGCGACGCGAGCAGCGGCCCGACCAGCGCGCCGCCGCCGTAGAAGGCATGCAGGTAGTTTAGCAGCGCCGTGTTATTCGGCAGCGATGCGACGTAGGCGTTCAATCCCGCATCGACGATCGCCACGCCAAAGCCCAGCACCACCAGCGCCAGCAGCACGATCAGCCACGGCGGCACGCTGGCGATGGTGATCATGCCCGTGAATAACGCCAGGCCGCCGAGCGTCAGGAACGTGCGCCGTCCAAGCCACTCGACGAGCAGGCCGCTGGTGAACGCGGCGACAAGATAGCCGCAGGTGCCGGAGAAAAAGAGATAGCTCACGGTACGCTTGTCTAAGCCATACTGCTGCTGCAAGCTCGGCAAGAGCACGCCTATCGCGCCGTCGTTGGTACCGATGAACATCAGTGCGGCGAACGCCACCGCGATATGAAACCACAGCTTCGAGCGTCCATCTTGCGATCGTCGCGTCGTCGTCGTATGCTCCACGAAATATCTTCCTTCCCGCGCGCTGTACCATCCTCCCAGACGACAGAGCGATCAAAGGTATACAGGCAGTTCCACCGCGTGAACGATAGCACGCCAGCGCTGCTGTTTCAACCTACCAAGGTCGAAGCTCGTAGATCGTCGCGCGACCAGATCCGGCTGGTCATGGCCGGAGGATGCTACACTAGCAGGGTGCTGTTTCAGCGATTAAACATCAGAGTAAGGAACACACCTATGTCGATCGCCGATCTGCGTCGAGAGTATAGCCAGCACGGGCTGCGCAAAAGCGAGGTTGCCGCCGATCCGTTCGCCCAGTTTCAGATCTGGTTCGATCAAGCGCTGCGCGCTCAAGTGCCGGAGCCCAACGCGATGACTCTGGCAACTGCCACGCCCGATGGCATCCCCTCGGCGCGCGTCGTCCTGCTGAAAGAGTTCGACGCGCGCGGCTTCGTCTTCTACACCAACTATCTCAGCCGCAAAGGCGACGAGCTTGAGGCTAATCCCCGCGCGGCGCTGGTTTTTTTCTGGCCGGAGATGGAGCGGCAGGTGCGGATCGAAGGGCGCGTCGAGCGGGTGACGGAGCAAGAAGCCGATGCGTATTTCGCCAGCCGTCCGGAGGGCAGCCGTCTGGGCGCGTGGGCCTCGCCGCAGAGCCAGGTGATCGCCGGACGCGACGTGCTCGATCAACGGCTGGCAGAGGTGGCGGCGGCTCACGCTGGCGCGGCTGTTCCCCGGCCCGCGCACTGGGGCGGCTACCGCGTGGTGCCCACGACGATCGAGTTCTGGCAGGGCCGTCCCAGCCGCCTGCATGATCGCATACGCTACCGGCTGAGCGCCGATCAGACGTGGCTCATCGAGCGCTTAGCGCCCTAGCTCAGGCCCGGCCCTCTTGAAAATTCGGACGCAAGGAGTATGCTGGATTCATATCGCTGGCATGTTGAGAAAGGGGACAGCTATGCTTCAGCGTCCGATCCGCGTTGTGATGTACGGTCTGGGCCAGATTGGCACCGGCATCGCCCGGTTGATTCTGCAACAGCCACACCTGGAGCTGGTCGGCGGCATCGAGCGCGATCCGATCAAAGTCGGCAGCGACCTGGGCGAACTCCTGGGCGCTTCACAGCCGCTTGGCGTGCGCGTTCGATCGCATCCGGCCCAGGTGCTCCGTCAGGCCCGGCCCGATGTCGTCGTGATCGCTACGGCCTCGTTTCTTCAGGAGGTCTTTCCGCAGATTCGCGATTGCCTGGAAGTCGGCGCGCGGGTCATCTCGACCTGCGAGGAGCTGGTCTATCCGGCGGCGACGCATCGCGAGGTGGCGCAGGACATCGACGAGGCGGCCACGCGCGCTGGAGTACCCGTGCTTGGCATCGGCAGTAATCCCGGCTTTGTGATGGACATGCTGCCGATCCTGCTGACCGCGCCAAGCATCGATATTCAGCAGATCCATGTCGAGCGCGCGATCGACGCCAGCACCCGCCGCGTCACGCTCCAGCAGCGCATCGGCGCGGGCCTCGATCCACTGGCCTTCCGCGACTGGCTTCACCAGCGCACCACGCCGCATGTCGGGCTGGTCCACTCGCTGCGGATGATCGCCGACGCGCTGGGCTGGCGGCTCGATCGGATCGTCGAGCACGCCGAGCCGATTATCGCCGAAACCTGGCTGCGCACGCCGTATGTCACCGTCGCCCCCGGACAGGTCGCGGGCATTCATCAGTCGGCGCGCGGCTTTATGGCGCGGCGCGAGGTCCTGAATCTTGATTGGCGCACAGCAATCGGCCTGACCGACACGTACGATGCGGTCAAAATCGCGGGCACGCCGCCGATCGACATGCTGATTCGGGGCGGCATCCACGGCGACTTGGCGACCGCTGCGCTAATGGTACGGGCCATCCCCCACATGACGATGCTGCGGCCTGGCCTGCGCACGGTGCTCGATCTACCCGTGCTGCACTACGCGCAGCCGCCCGAACGACAGCCTGAGACGCGCGGAGCCCCGCCCTCAACCGCGCTGCCCACCGCCGAGCGGACAGCATAAAGCGGGGCGGAGAATAAAGGAACAAAGCGGGTGCCCTTTGGACGAAGGAGCAAAAGGCGAGTTCAACGTTCAAGGTTCGATCAACTCGAACCTTGAAACTTGAAAATTGAAGCTCGAAACGTGGAGGCGCGATGCGACGATCGAAAGCGCCGGAGGAGCTGACGCTGATCTTCGACGGCTCGTGAGGATTTTGAACGCGATCGGTCCGTCTCGTGCAGACGCTCGATCGCCATCACCGCGTGACGGTGATCCCATTTCAACAATCCGGCATACACCAGCGGGCCGGGCTGACCCGCGCGCAGTGCGAGGCGGCGGCGTGGGCGATTACGCCGG
This genomic interval from Herpetosiphonaceae bacterium contains the following:
- a CDS encoding histidine kinase N-terminal 7TM domain-containing protein, whose translation is MNWHYSPYVFVLLIAACVSIGIAGYTWRRRTAQGAPAFAVVMLAVAEVMLAFALELSSSDIPTKIVWAKAQYVGLVTIPVAWLIFALRYSQRSHWITWRNDMLLLIVPAITLTLVVSNESHSLIWYEPTVFADDPLNDLHVRYGPWFWVHMAYSYTLLLLGSVLLIGKLLHAPRLHRQPINLLLAAVIIPLVSSTLYIFNASPFSHLNVTPFALMLTGIAFAWGLFRFRLLDITPLARDTIFQNMYAGVIVLDTQRRIVDINPSAQRLFGWSPAHVVGHKLEEIRPSIAAVLPPGVQGQSIRKTVVLEDDYPQRIFDLNFSFLASQHGYPAGCMAVLLDISEHKRGEERYRVVSELTSDFTYALLAYPNGDLDLDWITDAFYRITDYSDEEVRARGGWYTLTYPDDHPVTQAHIRRLLAGQADVAEFRIVAKNGDLLWIRNYGQPRRDEEQRVVQILGAGQNITASRQAEAALRESEERYRRLVEYSPEPIVVHSEGKLVYVNAAGVKLYGACRREELIGKPIHDFIHPDYREVALRRDHTIHQASNPTELIEEKIVRLDGQSIDVEIAAIPITYLGKPALQVVARDITARKRVEEALREQNEYFAALHDTALAVMNRLELADVLEAIVVRAGALVGTEHGYLYSGEPNSGTSEIKVGVGIFRSYVGQRLRPGVGVDGSVWLTGQPLAVNNYQEWPGQVTDEPHKGLHAVVGVPLTSGPHVVGVLGLAHLEPGWSFGDEEITILTRFAELASIALVNARLYTTAQQELAERKRTEEKLALARDEALEAARLKSEFLATMSHELRTPLNAIIGFTDLTLEQHTGPLNDQQRSNLQRVSRNARSLLDLIDGILDLSKIDAGRMQMLSEPVRLYEVVSSAVSSIETLVSKKELEVTITQTPSGQPLIYGDSRRLRQIVLNLLSNAVKFTPANGRITVVLEHGPPTMLNMAALPDNDLPQGEWIALSVHDTGIGIPPEEHGRIWGEFYQIDGSLTRQYGGTGLGLTIVRRLTELMGGRVGLRSEVDEGSTFTIWLPVAQSSAEPPLDQPAMAPESEVPVTE
- a CDS encoding L-threonylcarbamoyladenylate synthase, whose translation is MTIVSADQIARAVAALRGGELVAFPTETVYGLGADAANETAVRRIFAAKGRPADHPLIVHLPGVDALTDWARDVPPAARRLAERFWPGPLTMILPKAPHVPDVVTGRQPSIGLRIPDHPVALALLAAFGGGIAAPSANRFGRISPTRAEHVQAELGDAVALILDGGPCRVGVESSIVDLTGEQPVLLRPGQISATQIAEVVGVPLAQAHKSTTRAPGTLPSHYAPVTRTMIIGTNELAPTVNDLLDERLRIAVLARHSAPIDHPGVTWRVAPSDADGYAHALYAHLRELDALRRDRIVVEAVPEGEAWLAIRDRLQRAASQEPGTES
- a CDS encoding tryptophan 2,3-dioxygenase family protein, with translation MSKALTYSSYLRVDELLSLQTPRSEGPDGPEHDELLFIVIHQVYELWFKEILHEIDYLQERLRQNETAQAARTLRRILAILKTIVAQIDVLETMTPLEFNAFRGYLESSSGFQSLQFREIEFALGYKRAAMLSHFPTDMPGRERIAARYDQPTLWDAFLQFLHCNGYELPADQLGRDVTQPLEPSPEVQAILIDVYRHNPTVSNVCERLVDMDEGFQEWRYRHVKMVERTIGIKQGTGGSSGVSYLLSTIRPFFPDLWAIRAHL
- the kynU gene encoding kynureninase, with protein sequence MPVRTDRAYADELDAQDALAHFREQFVFADPDLMYLDGNSLGRLPKAAQALAHDLVDRQWGERLIRGWNEGWFTLPERVGAKIAGLIGAQPDEVIVADSTSVNLFKLVVAALHAQQGRSRVLTDDLNFPSDIYILQGALDILDRQHCLQVVASPDGIHGPVDALRTSLDRDVALVTLSHTVFKSGYVYDMPAITKAVHDAGGLMLWDLSHSVGSVPVDLNAATVDLAIGCCYKYLNGGPGAPAFLYIRRDLQERLLNPITGWMGQRNVFQFGLQYQPAAGLRRFLTGTPSVISLALIEPGVDLLLAAGIDALREKSVRQSEYLIALWQELLAPLGFTLNSPRDACWRGSHVSLGHAEGLRIDLALINDMRVLPDFRAPDNIRLGIAPIYTSFRDIHTCVMRMRQTVVERLYEKYARAAPAVT
- a CDS encoding MFS transporter, coding for MEHTTTTRRSQDGRSKLWFHIAVAFAALMFIGTNDGAIGVLLPSLQQQYGLDKRTVSYLFFSGTCGYLVAAFTSGLLVEWLGRRTFLTLGGLALFTGMITIASVPPWLIVLLALVVLGFGVAIVDAGLNAYVASLPNNTALLNYLHAFYGGGALVGPLLASQMLAFGWGWYRVYGLLAVLAVLLTINLVVAFHGAEQPSHDSAAHDQQHTGNVMRAALGLPIVWVAALFLFLYVGVEVSVGSWVYSFLTEHRGIATLLSGRLVSGYWFGLMLGRLVLGGVTERLGNVLVIQLCLAGTAIGLLLVWLVPLTPVAAFGLALAGFSLGPIFPTLIAVISQLVPVRLLPSAIGFMTSLGAGGAAFFPWLAGTLANERGIWTILPYALVLTVIVLGLWLLFQYHARKLAQPGASQAA
- the pdxH gene encoding pyridoxamine 5'-phosphate oxidase, with protein sequence MSIADLRREYSQHGLRKSEVAADPFAQFQIWFDQALRAQVPEPNAMTLATATPDGIPSARVVLLKEFDARGFVFYTNYLSRKGDELEANPRAALVFFWPEMERQVRIEGRVERVTEQEADAYFASRPEGSRLGAWASPQSQVIAGRDVLDQRLAEVAAAHAGAAVPRPAHWGGYRVVPTTIEFWQGRPSRLHDRIRYRLSADQTWLIERLAP
- a CDS encoding Gfo/Idh/MocA family oxidoreductase; this encodes MLQRPIRVVMYGLGQIGTGIARLILQQPHLELVGGIERDPIKVGSDLGELLGASQPLGVRVRSHPAQVLRQARPDVVVIATASFLQEVFPQIRDCLEVGARVISTCEELVYPAATHREVAQDIDEAATRAGVPVLGIGSNPGFVMDMLPILLTAPSIDIQQIHVERAIDASTRRVTLQQRIGAGLDPLAFRDWLHQRTTPHVGLVHSLRMIADALGWRLDRIVEHAEPIIAETWLRTPYVTVAPGQVAGIHQSARGFMARREVLNLDWRTAIGLTDTYDAVKIAGTPPIDMLIRGGIHGDLATAALMVRAIPHMTMLRPGLRTVLDLPVLHYAQPPERQPETRGAPPSTALPTAERTA